Proteins from a genomic interval of Polaribacter sp. Q13:
- a CDS encoding rhomboid family intramembrane serine protease gives MNNKLTDAIKHLIIINVILFVAPQLLKIDLTNVLALHFPKNEHFGIWQYVTHMFMHGSFGHILFNMYGLWAFGTPLEQMWGKKKFIFFYFSAGIGAGVIYTLVNYYQFNGIYDQLIALGLNASDIQNILNSGSYNDSLITLSSETMNKFYSLYHTPAIGASGAVYGVLVAFGMYFKDAKLALIFFPVPIAAKYFIPVIILGDLFFGMTKYSIGNIAHFAHVGGALIGFIIAWYWKKNQFKSS, from the coding sequence ATGAATAATAAACTTACAGATGCTATAAAACATTTAATTATTATAAATGTAATTTTATTTGTTGCTCCACAACTTTTAAAAATAGATTTAACAAATGTTTTGGCTTTACATTTTCCTAAAAATGAACATTTCGGAATTTGGCAATATGTAACTCACATGTTTATGCATGGTAGTTTTGGTCATATATTATTTAATATGTATGGTTTATGGGCTTTTGGAACACCTTTAGAACAAATGTGGGGAAAAAAGAAGTTTATATTCTTCTATTTTTCTGCCGGAATTGGAGCAGGAGTTATTTATACTTTAGTTAATTATTATCAATTTAATGGAATATACGATCAACTTATAGCATTAGGATTAAATGCTTCAGATATTCAAAACATATTAAATAGTGGTAGTTATAATGATTCTCTTATTACCCTTTCTAGCGAAACTATGAATAAATTTTACAGCTTATATCATACTCCTGCAATTGGAGCTTCTGGAGCAGTGTATGGGGTTTTAGTTGCCTTTGGAATGTATTTTAAAGACGCAAAATTGGCTTTAATATTTTTCCCTGTTCCTATTGCTGCAAAGTACTTTATTCCTGTTATTATTTTAGGTGATTTGTTTTTTGGAATGACAAAGTATTCTATTGGAAATATAGCACACTTTGCTCATGTTGGTGGTGCTTTAATAGGCTTTATTATTGCCTGGTATTGGAAAAAAAATCAATTTAAATCAAGTTAA
- a CDS encoding rhomboid family intramembrane serine protease: MSFIDEIKNRYKSGNIVEKLIYVNIAVFVFTLLVSVFQDLYKGEINWVVEWFSLDDNLSSILTKPWTIITYGFLHADFLHILLNLITLFFVGNLFIEYFTQKQLLTFYLLGTLFGGILFILSQNYFPLFQGQSSMLVGASAGISAIFIGITTYMPNYQLKIRFIGFVKLWHLAAIWVGLDILALSGGNAGGHFAHLGGALFGFFYVKKAANKEIKIWEYFSSFFSSKQKPLKTVYKAPKKTANSSNNNNLNQQQIDSILDKISKSGYDTLTKAEKEFLFKQGRK; this comes from the coding sequence ATGAGTTTTATAGATGAAATAAAAAACCGCTATAAAAGTGGAAATATCGTAGAAAAATTAATCTACGTAAATATTGCTGTTTTTGTTTTTACCTTATTAGTTTCTGTTTTTCAAGATTTGTATAAAGGAGAAATAAATTGGGTAGTAGAATGGTTTTCTTTAGATGATAACTTATCTTCTATACTTACAAAACCATGGACTATTATTACTTATGGATTTTTGCATGCAGACTTTTTACATATTCTTTTAAATCTAATCACCTTATTTTTTGTTGGAAATCTATTTATAGAATATTTTACACAAAAACAATTATTAACTTTTTACTTATTAGGAACTCTTTTTGGTGGAATTTTATTCATTTTAAGCCAAAATTATTTTCCCTTATTTCAAGGACAATCTTCTATGTTAGTAGGGGCTTCCGCAGGAATTTCAGCCATTTTTATAGGCATAACCACCTACATGCCTAATTATCAATTAAAAATACGCTTTATTGGTTTTGTAAAACTTTGGCACCTTGCTGCCATTTGGGTTGGTTTAGATATTTTAGCCTTATCCGGAGGTAATGCAGGAGGACATTTTGCTCATTTAGGCGGCGCATTATTCGGTTTTTTTTACGTTAAGAAAGCGGCAAATAAAGAAATAAAAATTTGGGAGTATTTTTCTTCCTTTTTTTCATCAAAACAGAAACCTTTAAAAACGGTATACAAAGCTCCTAAAAAGACTGCTAATTCAAGTAATAATAACAATTTAAATCAGCAGCAAATAGATAGTATTTTAGATAAAATTAGTAAATCTGGTTATGATACTTTAACCAAAGCCGAGAAAGAATTTTTGTTTAAACAAGGAAGAAAATAA
- a CDS encoding endonuclease/exonuclease/phosphatase family protein, giving the protein MKKLSLFDKVIYTINGLLASILLLSYFLRYISPKTLPVFVVLSTFIPLLIIINIIFVFYWLIKLKKQLLLSSLVLIIGFFFSTPLFKISSKTSALNNDLKVMSYNVKSFDLFIKKDSKGKELNGFEFIKVKDPDILVVQEFYKSKKVNISFPYKYIRLGQKNHKYGMAIYSKYKIINSGSFDFKNTVNNIIFADIVKDKDTIRIYGTHLESLGIRPHEENFGQKNSEKLLRRVTNSFKKQAEQTELFLAHEKEWKGKKIVCGDFNNTSYSWVYNQISRGKKDAFIDAGKGFGKSFDYPFPMRIDFILTDNTATINQFKTYTEKYSDHYPIMARINW; this is encoded by the coding sequence ATGAAGAAATTATCGCTTTTTGACAAGGTTATATACACTATAAATGGGCTATTGGCTTCAATTTTATTGCTGTCTTATTTTCTACGTTATATCTCTCCAAAAACGTTACCTGTTTTTGTTGTTTTAAGTACTTTTATCCCTTTACTAATTATAATTAATATAATTTTTGTCTTTTATTGGTTAATAAAACTAAAAAAACAACTTTTATTATCTTCTTTAGTTTTAATAATAGGATTCTTTTTCTCTACTCCTCTTTTTAAAATTTCTAGTAAAACCTCAGCTTTAAATAATGATTTAAAGGTAATGTCTTATAATGTTAAATCTTTTGATCTTTTTATAAAAAAAGATTCTAAAGGTAAAGAGCTAAATGGTTTTGAATTTATTAAAGTTAAAGATCCCGACATTTTAGTAGTTCAAGAATTTTACAAATCTAAAAAAGTAAATATTTCATTTCCCTATAAATATATTAGGCTAGGGCAAAAAAACCATAAATATGGAATGGCCATTTATTCTAAATATAAAATAATAAATTCTGGTTCTTTCGATTTTAAAAACACGGTTAATAATATAATTTTTGCGGATATTGTAAAGGATAAAGACACTATAAGAATCTATGGTACACATTTAGAATCTCTTGGAATAAGACCGCATGAAGAAAATTTTGGTCAAAAAAATTCAGAAAAACTATTAAGAAGAGTTACAAATTCCTTTAAAAAACAAGCAGAACAGACAGAACTCTTTTTAGCCCATGAAAAAGAATGGAAAGGCAAAAAAATTGTTTGTGGAGATTTTAATAACACATCATATTCTTGGGTTTACAACCAAATTTCTAGAGGTAAAAAAGATGCTTTTATAGATGCAGGTAAAGGATTTGGAAAAAGTTTTGATTACCCTTTTCCCATGAGGATAGATTTTATTTTAACAGATAATACAGCAACAATAAATCAA